One window from the genome of Crassostrea angulata isolate pt1a10 chromosome 2, ASM2561291v2, whole genome shotgun sequence encodes:
- the LOC128173922 gene encoding piggyBac transposable element-derived protein 4-like produces MAALPTNEDILRDYFDSDDDISEFEGFSDNESDIYIPEESSSSENEDSSSESERENDDNWTENLRGVRVEPFTEDTGPVFPDDFDVATASAKDYFFLMFSEEQISAFVRHTNNYARWKIAQRGEADPVWYEVTEAEMRAYLGINIVMGINEMPSYKDYWSKNLFLGNEGIKSVMTVKRYEKLTEYFHVSDRENEPARGTRNYDKLYKVREVITMAREKFRSNYRPSKNIAIDEAMIKWTGRLSYKQYLPAKPIKRGIKVWMRCDSETAFLTDFSIYLGRGEAASENGLGHDVVTKLTRDIQGKNHHVYFDNYFTGVKLMEDLLTQNIYACGTVRINRRGFPDDLKGKLRLQRGESRTRQKGNLTASVWQDKKPVAFLSTLSDPRLQVPVTRQHGRNVLNLTQPHAANEYNKYMNGVDRHDQLRMKYSVGRDSKKAWKYIFHFILNCAMVNAFIIFNNESQRRNSKKRFTHVDFRLELAQHLIAGFSGRKRKSMENREVVHEPQNFAGHESTHMGTKRRCRVHMNRKERKETVYGCKVCNAHLCKDGCHFAYHSAQ; encoded by the coding sequence ATGGCGGCGCTACCAACAAACGAAGATATATTGCGAGATTATTTTGATTCTGACGACGATATAAGTGAATTTGAAGGGTTTTCAGATAACGAATCTGATATATACATTCCAGAAGAGTCAAGTAGTAGTGAAAATGAGGACAGTTCAAGTGAATCTGAGCGAGAAAATGACGACAATTGGACGGAAAACCTTCGAGGAGTTCGTGTTGAACCCTTCACAGAAGACACTGGCCCTGTTTTTCCAGATGATTTCGATGTCGCCACTGCATCAGCGAAggattattttttcttgatgTTCAGTGAGGAACAAATTTCAGCATTTGTGCGGCATACAAACAATTATGCTCGATGGAAAATCGCTCAGAGGGGTGAGGCAGATCCTGTTTGGTATGAAGTCACCGAGGCTGAAATGCGGGCCTATTTGGGCATAAATATCGTGATGGGAATCAACGAAATGCCCTCTTACAAGGATTATTGGTCTAAAAACCTTTTCCTTGGAAATGAAGGGATAAAATCAGTTATGACCGTCAAGAGGTATGAAAAGTTGACAGAGTATTTTCATGTGAGTGATAGAGAAAATGAACCTGCAAGAGGAACAAGAAACTATGACAAACTGTACAAGGTACGTGAAGTGATAACCATGGCAAGAGAAAAGTTTAGATCAAATTACAGGCCATCAAAAAACATTGCCATCGATGAAGCAATGATAAAGTGGACAGGCAGATTGTCTTACAAACAATACCTCCCTGCCAAACCAATCAAGAGGGGCATAAAAGTCTGGATGCGATGTGATTCGGAAACGGCATTCTTGACTGACTTCAGCATCTACCTTGGACGAGGAGAGGCTGCTTCAGAGAATGGCCTTGGACATGATGTTGTCACCAAATTGACTAGAGACATTCAAGGAAAAAATcatcatgtatattttgataactaCTTTACCGGTGTCAAATTGATGGAGGACTTGTTGACTCAAAACATTTATGCCTGTGGAACAGTGAGAATAAATAGACGCGGATTTCCAGATGATCTCAAGGGAAAACTTAGATTACAGAGAGGAGAAAGTCGGACAAGACAGAAGGGAAACTTAACTGCTTCAGTTTGGCAGGACAAAAAACCAGTGGCTTTCCTGAGCACTCTTAGTGATCCTCGTCTGCAGGTTCCCGTCACCAGACAACATGGCCGCAACGTACTCAATCTGACCCAACCTCATGCTGCCAATGAATACAATAAATATATGAACGGTGTGGACAGGCATGACCAGCTCCGAATGAAGTATTCTGTTGGCCGTGATAGCAAGAAGGCATGGAAATacattttccattttattttgaactGTGCAATGGTGAATGCTTTCATAATATTCAATAATGAATCTCAGAGGAGGAATTCAAAGAAAAGGTTCACTCATGTGGACTTCAGACTAGAATTGGCTCAACACCTAATCGCTGGTTTTTCTGGCAGAAAAAGAAAGTCTATGGAGAACCGTGAAGTTGTACATGAGCCCCAAAACTTTGCCGGTCATGAATCTACCCATATGGGAACAAAAAGAAGATGCAGAGTACACATGAACAGAAAGGAAAGAAAAGAGACTGTTTATGGATGCAAAGTGTGCAATGCACATTTGTGCAAAGATGGATGCCACTTTGCATACCATTCTGCACagtaa